A window of Cottoperca gobio chromosome 16, fCotGob3.1, whole genome shotgun sequence contains these coding sequences:
- the LOC115021532 gene encoding chloride channel protein 2-like, translating to MHPTLMDTMSPEEIKAWEEEELDKPIDMEQIRIDPSPFQLVERTSLHKTHTLFSLLGLSHAYVTSIGKLVGVVALKELQKAIEGSTRSGVRLRPPLASFRDASRKAKKHPSSSPSSPTRDRELWGEGSRRDGELVRKESKEDFRGTASSSRGAPGCDAAPSSPGSDGSTGGADGASQEPASPSTSSPPASPVSPSSPVLTLSSLQEDRESEESDEPI from the exons ATGCATCCGACGCTGATGGACACCATGTCCCCAGAGGAG ATTAAAGCGTgggaagaggaagagctggaTAAACCAATCGACATGGAGCAGATACGTATCGACCCCTCCCCGTTTCAGCTGGTGGAGAGGACTTCTCTGCACAAG ACCCACACTCTGTTCTCCCTGCTGGGCCTCAGTCATGCTTATGTCACCAGTATTGGAAAGCTGGTGGGTGTCGTGGCTCTGAAAGAG TTACAGAAAGCTATAGAGGGCTCAACGCGCAGCGGGGTGAGGCTTCGTCCCCCTCTGGCCAGCTTCAGAGACGCCAGCAGGAAAGCCAAGAAGCATCCCTcgtcctccccttcctcccccacTCGGGACAGAGAGTTGTGGGGGGAGGGGAGCAGGAGGGACGGGGAGCTGGTGAGGAAGGAGTCCAAGGAGGATTTCCGAGGGACGGCGTCGTCTTCCAGGGGAGCTCCCGGGTGTGACGCTGCTCCCTCCTCCCCCGGCAGCGACGGGAGCACCGGAGGAGCTGACGGTGCTTCACAGGAGCCGGCGTCACCTTCGACCTCCTCCCCTCCTGCCTCCCCTGTGTCACCCTCCAGCCCTGTCCtcaccctctcctccctgcaggaggacagggagagCGAGGAGTCGGATGAGCCCATATAG
- the fam131bb gene encoding LOW QUALITY PROTEIN: uncharacterized protein fam131bb (The sequence of the model RefSeq protein was modified relative to this genomic sequence to represent the inferred CDS: deleted 1 base in 1 codon), whose translation MGCIGSRTLTGDSVPVQKDGEQLSMEDTTSILPRHKRNSNAYGIGALANASLSGVSGVSRTMKERVTKPTGMAQGRVAHMIEWQNWGMTTVGAGGVPMPRISTEEREKERRLESDAYSDLSEGEKEARFTAGILQQFAISEATLMAWTSMDGESTRSGSNQGSVAHLSEVNQESISSRDQILHHSSAEVWPHTYVAQGHYCLSSSDAWEPINNDSSGVVSSPAGSYVVGNDGYDGQAAARFLSQQQQQQLTLQQQNQLQQLQQIQQIQHYQQQQLLQYQQQQSLEHRLHSANHSLQVTPNSTIHSLVHPARPPLVDLWNTGPMETYPMDAGGYMGVAAVVEPSLCVPSAEDMGTEHSPLLEQQEEEEITEDEMALCMEPEFASLTPPRHQGDASGGSSPGQPPAEPITERKSSDVTSSLVQTLEKEEEEGHGPAASLATN comes from the exons ATGGGATGCATCGGCTCCAGGACACTGA CGGGAGATAGCGTGCCAGTCCAGAAGGATGGGGAGCAG CTGTCTATGGAAGACACCACGTCAATCCTGCCTCGGCACAAGAGGAACTCAAATGCCTATGGCATCGGGGCTCTGGCTAATGCTTCTCTGTCAggtgtgtcag GTGTGAGCCGCACTATGAAGGAGAGAGTGACCAAGCCCACAGGCATGGCCCAGGGTCGTGTCGCTCACATGATTGAATGGCAGAACTGGGGCATGACGACGGTGGGTGCAGGGGGCGTCCCCATGCCCCGCATCAGCACCGAGGAGCGCGAAAAGGAGCGGCGGCTGGAGAGCGACGCCTACAGCGACCTcagtgaaggagagaaggaggctCGCTTCACTGCAg GTATCCTGCAGCAGTTTGCC ATCTCGGAGGCGACGCTCATGGCCTGGACATCGATGGATGGAGAGAGCACGCGGTCGGGCTCCAACCAGGGCAGCGTGGCTCATCTGAGTGAAGTCAACCAGGAGAGCATCTCCAGTCGAG ATCAGATATTGCACCACTCCTCAGCAGAGGTGTGGCCTCACACATACGTCGCCCAGGGCCACtactgcctctcctcctctgacgCCTGGGAGCCGATCAACAACGACTCCTCCGGCGTGGTGTCTTCTCCTGCCGGCTCCTACGTTGTGGGGAACGATGGGTACGACGGGCAGGCGGCGGCTCGCTTCCtgtcgcagcagcagcagcagcagttaacTCTCCAGCAGCAGAATCAACTTCAACAGCTGCAGCAGATCCAACAGATCCAGCACTACCAGCAACAGCAGCTCCTGCAGTACCAGCAACAACAG tcgCTGGAGCACAGGCTGCACAGTGCCAACCACTCTTTGCAAGTGACGCCCAACAGCACCATCCACAGTCTGGTGCACCCGGCTCGCCCACCGCTGGTGGATCTGTGGAACACGGGGCCGATGGAGACCTATCCCATGGACGCCGGAGGCTACATGGGTGTGGCGGCGGTGGTGGAGCCGAGCCTCTGCGTTCCCTCTGCAGAGGATATGGGAACAGAGCACTCCCCACTactggagcagcaggaggaggaggagatcaCG GAGGACGAGATGGCGCTGTGCATGGAGCCGGAGTTTGCCTCGTTGACTCCGCCCAGGCATCAAGGGGATGCCTCCGGTGGCAGTAGTCCGGGGCAACCGCCGGCAGAGCCAATCACAGAGCGGAAGTCCTCGGATGTCACCTCCAGCCTCGTTCAGAcgctggagaaggaggaggaggaggggcacGGCCCGGCCGCTTCCCTGGCAACCAACTGA